A single genomic interval of Microbacterium sp. LWO14-1.2 harbors:
- a CDS encoding catalase, with product MTDPSTTPLPATTTQTGTPVASDAHSLTVGADGPTVLHDRYLVEKLASFNRERVPERNPHAKGGGAFGEFVVTEDVSAYTRAAVFQPGATSETLLRFSSVAGEQGSPDTWRDVRGFSLRFYTTEGNLDIVGNNTPTFFIRDAMKFPDFIHSQKRLGDSGLRDADMQWDFWTLSPESAHQVTYLMGDRGLPRSWRHMNGYGSHTYQWVNAEGERFWVQYHFLSNQGVEAMGAAEAEQLAGSDADFYRRDLFDAITRGEHPSWDVYVQIMPYEEAKAYRFNPFDLTKTWSKKDYPRIKVGTFTLNRNPQNFFAEIEQAAFSPGNQVPGTGISPDKMLMARVFAYPDAQRHRVGTNYNQLPVNQPHAAEVRNYMHEGNMQYRFNPAEHRVYTPNSYGPAGGPAADPLAGVEASWESDGELIRSAATLHLDDDDFGQAGTLYRTVFDDEQRARFLETLTGQGRGLTVDAIRERFFQYWTNVDAALGEALRRAV from the coding sequence ATGACCGACCCATCCACCACGCCCCTGCCCGCGACCACCACGCAGACGGGCACGCCGGTCGCCAGCGACGCGCACTCCCTCACCGTCGGCGCCGACGGCCCCACGGTTCTGCACGACCGCTACCTGGTCGAGAAGCTCGCGTCGTTCAACCGCGAGCGCGTGCCGGAGCGCAACCCGCACGCGAAGGGCGGCGGCGCGTTCGGCGAGTTCGTCGTCACCGAGGACGTGTCGGCCTACACCCGCGCCGCCGTGTTCCAGCCGGGCGCCACGAGCGAGACGCTGCTGCGCTTCTCGTCCGTCGCCGGTGAGCAGGGCTCGCCCGACACCTGGCGCGACGTACGCGGCTTCTCGCTGCGCTTCTACACGACCGAGGGCAACCTCGACATCGTCGGCAACAACACCCCCACCTTCTTCATCCGCGACGCGATGAAGTTCCCCGACTTCATCCACTCGCAGAAGCGCCTGGGCGACTCCGGTCTGCGGGATGCCGACATGCAGTGGGACTTCTGGACCCTCTCCCCCGAGTCGGCCCACCAGGTCACCTACCTCATGGGCGACCGCGGTCTGCCGCGCAGCTGGCGCCACATGAACGGCTACGGCTCGCACACGTACCAGTGGGTCAACGCCGAGGGCGAGCGCTTCTGGGTGCAGTACCACTTCCTGTCCAACCAGGGCGTCGAGGCGATGGGCGCGGCAGAGGCCGAGCAGCTCGCCGGATCGGATGCCGACTTCTACCGTCGCGACCTGTTCGACGCGATCACCCGCGGCGAGCACCCGTCGTGGGACGTCTACGTGCAGATCATGCCGTACGAGGAGGCCAAGGCCTACCGCTTCAACCCGTTCGACCTGACGAAGACCTGGTCGAAGAAGGACTACCCGCGCATCAAGGTCGGCACGTTCACCCTGAACCGCAACCCGCAGAACTTCTTCGCCGAGATCGAGCAGGCGGCGTTCTCGCCCGGCAACCAGGTGCCCGGCACCGGCATCTCGCCCGACAAGATGCTGATGGCCCGCGTCTTCGCGTACCCCGACGCCCAGCGTCACCGCGTCGGCACGAACTACAACCAGCTGCCCGTGAACCAGCCGCACGCGGCCGAGGTGCGCAACTATATGCACGAGGGCAACATGCAGTACCGGTTCAACCCGGCCGAGCACCGCGTGTACACGCCGAACTCGTACGGCCCTGCCGGCGGCCCCGCCGCCGACCCGCTGGCCGGTGTCGAGGCGAGCTGGGAGTCCGACGGCGAGCTGATCCGCTCGGCCGCGACCCTGCACCTCGACGACGACGACTTCGGTCAGGCCGGAACCCTGTACCGCACGGTCTTCGACGACGAGCAGCGCGCCCGCTTCCTCGAGACCCTCACGGGTCAGGGTCGCGGCCTCACGGTCGACGCGATCCGCGAGCGCTTCTTCCAGTACTGGACGAACGTCGACGCCGCGCTCGGCGAGGCCCTGCGCCGCGCCGTCTGA
- a CDS encoding sugar ABC transporter permease — translation MTLRDDAVTDVAGAPAAPATPPARSSRSLRTRLLGAQPIGGAFALPYLVFVLAIFAFPLGFAVYIAFHDYFFTAPGAEVERPFVGFDNFVTVLTDPRVLGAFRNTLIFLVINVPLTAVLSLVLAAALNTGIRWAAAYRVAFYVPYLTASVSLVGVWMLLFSGNGLINTILGPLAPDPSWLVNSGLAMPMIAFYVTWKQLGFYILLYLAALQNVPKELYESAETDGAGAFSRFWNVTVPGVRSATTLVLILSIITGANLFTEPYLLTNGGGPDGASTTPVLLIYQLGIQQQNPDTAAAIGMILVILVGMLSLLANRATRER, via the coding sequence ATGACTCTCCGAGACGACGCGGTCACGGACGTGGCCGGGGCACCCGCTGCCCCGGCCACCCCTCCGGCCCGGTCATCGCGATCGCTGCGCACCCGCCTGCTGGGAGCGCAGCCGATCGGAGGCGCGTTCGCGCTGCCGTACCTCGTGTTCGTGCTGGCGATCTTCGCGTTCCCCCTCGGCTTCGCGGTCTACATCGCCTTCCACGACTACTTCTTCACCGCCCCCGGTGCCGAGGTCGAACGGCCCTTCGTGGGCTTCGACAACTTCGTCACCGTGCTCACCGACCCGCGGGTGCTCGGCGCCTTCCGCAACACGCTGATCTTCCTCGTGATCAACGTGCCGCTCACCGCCGTGCTGTCGCTCGTGCTCGCGGCGGCGCTGAACACCGGCATCCGCTGGGCAGCCGCCTATCGGGTGGCGTTCTACGTGCCGTATCTCACGGCGAGCGTCTCGCTCGTCGGAGTGTGGATGCTGCTGTTCTCGGGCAACGGACTGATCAACACGATCCTTGGTCCGCTCGCACCCGACCCCTCGTGGCTCGTGAACAGCGGGCTGGCGATGCCGATGATCGCGTTCTACGTGACGTGGAAGCAGCTCGGCTTCTACATCCTGCTCTACCTCGCCGCCCTGCAGAACGTGCCGAAAGAGCTGTACGAGTCGGCCGAGACCGACGGGGCAGGGGCGTTCTCCCGGTTCTGGAACGTCACGGTCCCCGGCGTGCGCAGCGCGACGACGCTCGTGCTGATCCTCTCGATCATCACGGGGGCGAACCTCTTCACCGAGCCCTACCTGCTGACGAACGGCGGCGGACCGGACGGCGCATCGACGACCCCGGTGCTGCTGATCTACCAGCTGGGCATCCAGCAGCAGAACCCCGACACCGCGGCGGCGATCGGCATGATCCTCGTGATCCTCGTCGGGATGCTGTCGCTGCTGGCCAACCGCGCGACGAGGGAGCGATGA
- a CDS encoding LacI family DNA-binding transcriptional regulator: MSRTTIADVAREAGVTKATVSHALSGKRPISDDTRAKVLAAVEKLQWVPSQSARALATQRANAVAVVLARDPEVIANDSFFPAFIAGVESVLAETETALLLQVVPDRDAEERAYRTLSHGRADGALLLDLRTDDWRVPLLEQLRVPTVLVGAYEQPTRFSCVRTDDAAPVTEIIDHLRAAGHTRIAHVSGPLDYVHSRVRADAYIAAIGDDSLLREGDFTASSGRERTAELLALPDRPTAILYSNDTMAIAGLSYARSQGLNVPRDLAISGFDDDHLSAHLSPALTSVSSGPAARGRAAARLLQADILGADPRVEDVDCTVVHFRASTAG; the protein is encoded by the coding sequence ATGAGCCGCACGACCATCGCCGATGTCGCCCGCGAAGCAGGCGTCACCAAGGCCACCGTGTCGCACGCCCTGAGCGGCAAGCGCCCCATCTCCGACGACACCAGGGCGAAGGTGCTCGCCGCCGTCGAGAAGCTGCAGTGGGTCCCGAGTCAGAGCGCCCGCGCCCTCGCGACGCAGCGGGCCAACGCCGTCGCGGTCGTGCTCGCACGCGACCCCGAGGTCATCGCGAACGACTCGTTCTTCCCCGCCTTCATCGCCGGCGTCGAATCGGTGCTCGCCGAGACCGAGACCGCACTGCTGCTGCAGGTCGTGCCGGACCGGGATGCCGAGGAGCGGGCGTACCGCACGCTGAGCCACGGCCGCGCCGACGGCGCCCTGCTGCTCGACCTGCGCACCGACGACTGGCGGGTCCCGCTGCTCGAGCAGCTGCGCGTACCCACCGTGCTCGTCGGCGCCTACGAGCAGCCGACCCGGTTCTCCTGCGTGCGCACCGACGACGCCGCACCGGTGACCGAGATCATCGACCACCTGCGCGCCGCCGGGCACACGCGCATCGCCCACGTCTCCGGGCCGCTCGACTACGTGCACTCGCGCGTGCGCGCCGACGCGTACATCGCAGCGATCGGCGACGACAGCCTGCTGCGCGAGGGCGACTTCACGGCATCCAGCGGCCGAGAGCGCACCGCCGAACTGCTCGCGCTGCCCGACCGGCCGACCGCGATCCTGTACTCGAACGACACCATGGCCATCGCCGGACTCTCGTACGCGCGGTCGCAGGGGCTGAACGTCCCCCGCGACCTCGCCATCTCCGGCTTCGACGACGACCACCTCTCCGCCCACCTCTCCCCCGCCCTGACGAGCGTGTCGTCGGGGCCGGCGGCCCGCGGTCGCGCAGCGGCCCGGCTGCTGCAGGCCGACATCCTCGGCGCCGACCCGCGCGTCGAAGACGTCGACTGCACGGTCGTGCACTTCCGCGCGAGCACCGCGGGCTGA
- a CDS encoding glycoside hydrolase family 130 protein, producing MFTGASFPLGPFTPYEGNPILRPRGDSWESGNLYNPAALVDGDEVVLLYRAHADDIVSHIGIARSSDGVNFTREDAPILSPSEDYETYGCEDPRIALIDGTYYLTYTGWDRRSAQLCLATSTDLRTWTKHGPLFDDFDTFKTMDPRGFNWSKAGVIVPQKMHGSWWMYFGEGGIYWATSDDLIHWTPGTPDTQPMYSPTPGTWDEALVEIGTSPVVTDNGLLVMLTNGATRTVHDDGTVDVDYRCGQIAIDPDQPTKVIARLQEPWLRPQTFEDLNGLVSNVTFVEGLVKFRGKWFAYYGQSDTTLAVAIHDPAEPWGRALREQS from the coding sequence ATGTTCACCGGAGCCTCCTTCCCCCTCGGTCCGTTCACGCCCTACGAGGGCAACCCGATCCTGCGCCCGCGCGGCGACAGCTGGGAGTCGGGCAACCTGTACAACCCCGCTGCGCTCGTCGACGGCGACGAGGTCGTGCTGCTGTACCGCGCCCACGCCGACGACATCGTGTCGCACATCGGCATCGCGCGGTCGAGCGACGGCGTGAACTTCACCCGCGAGGACGCGCCGATCCTCTCCCCCTCGGAGGACTACGAGACGTACGGCTGCGAGGATCCGCGCATCGCGCTGATCGACGGCACGTACTACCTCACCTACACGGGGTGGGATCGCCGCAGCGCGCAGCTGTGCCTGGCGACCTCGACCGACCTGCGCACCTGGACCAAGCACGGTCCGCTGTTCGACGACTTCGACACGTTCAAGACCATGGATCCGCGGGGGTTCAACTGGTCGAAGGCCGGGGTCATCGTGCCGCAGAAGATGCACGGCTCGTGGTGGATGTACTTCGGCGAGGGCGGCATCTACTGGGCGACGAGCGACGACCTCATCCACTGGACGCCCGGCACGCCGGACACCCAGCCCATGTACTCGCCGACTCCCGGCACGTGGGACGAGGCGCTCGTCGAGATCGGCACCTCGCCGGTCGTCACCGACAACGGTCTGCTCGTGATGCTCACGAACGGCGCGACGCGCACCGTGCACGACGACGGCACGGTCGACGTCGACTACCGCTGCGGCCAGATCGCGATCGACCCCGACCAGCCCACGAAGGTCATCGCACGCCTGCAGGAGCCGTGGCTGCGCCCGCAGACCTTCGAGGATCTCAACGGACTCGTCTCGAACGTCACGTTCGTCGAGGGGCTCGTGAAGTTCCGCGGCAAGTGGTTCGCGTACTACGGACAGTCCGACACGACGCTCGCCGTCGCGATCCACGACCCCGCCGAGCCGTGGGGCCGGGCGCTCAGGGAGCAGTCATGA
- a CDS encoding carbohydrate ABC transporter permease, translating to MMTRRRSLPRILSIVLLTVAAIGFAFPFYFMLVGAFQESPTNSPSELLPTSGWTVDNFVAIDSRIDLLGSLVNSLIFTVGVLLGTVVFGLLAGYAIARLDFRGRGVVWVLMLLVQMVPFQLLMIPLYVQITRNYGLGDSYLGMILPFLINTTAVFIFVQFFKTLPAEIFEAARIDGAGEIRLLTSVAIPLIRPALVTVVLVTFIGPWNEFLWPFLITKDAALQPLAVSLANYISNVAQSTANPNGAILAGATALAFPVVILFIVFQRYFTATDLGAAVKG from the coding sequence ATGATGACCCGCCGACGTTCACTGCCCCGCATCCTCAGCATCGTCCTGCTGACGGTCGCGGCGATCGGATTCGCGTTCCCGTTCTACTTCATGCTGGTCGGCGCGTTCCAGGAGAGCCCGACGAACTCGCCGAGCGAGCTGCTGCCGACGAGCGGGTGGACGGTCGACAACTTCGTCGCCATCGACTCGCGCATCGACCTGCTCGGATCGCTCGTGAACTCGCTGATCTTCACGGTCGGCGTGCTGCTCGGCACTGTCGTGTTCGGTCTGCTGGCCGGCTATGCGATCGCCCGCCTCGACTTCCGTGGCAGGGGCGTCGTGTGGGTGCTCATGCTGCTCGTGCAGATGGTGCCGTTCCAGTTGCTGATGATCCCGCTCTACGTGCAGATCACCCGCAACTACGGCCTCGGCGACTCGTATCTCGGAATGATCCTGCCGTTCCTCATCAACACGACGGCCGTGTTCATCTTCGTGCAGTTCTTCAAGACGCTGCCCGCCGAGATCTTCGAGGCAGCGCGCATCGACGGCGCCGGCGAGATCAGACTGCTGACCTCGGTGGCGATCCCACTGATCCGTCCAGCGCTCGTGACCGTCGTGCTCGTGACGTTCATCGGCCCCTGGAACGAGTTCCTCTGGCCGTTCCTCATCACGAAGGATGCCGCGCTGCAGCCGCTCGCGGTGTCCCTCGCCAACTACATCTCCAACGTCGCGCAGTCGACGGCGAACCCGAACGGGGCGATCCTCGCCGGGGCCACGGCGCTGGCGTTCCCCGTCGTCATCCTGTTCATCGTCTTCCAGCGCTACTTCACCGCCACCGACCTCGGTGCGGCGGTCAAGGGCTGA
- a CDS encoding Fur family transcriptional regulator — METTLESALHDAGLRATAGRVAVLEAMESMAHTDAERVFRAVSEVLPTTSIQSVHNILADLTTAGLLRRIEPAGSAALYERRIGDNHHHVVCTRCGAIGDVDCVVGEAPCLTPSSAGGFTVQTAEVTFWGLCPSCQNAA; from the coding sequence ATGGAAACCACACTCGAGTCGGCGCTTCACGACGCCGGTCTGAGGGCGACCGCGGGCCGCGTCGCCGTTCTCGAGGCGATGGAATCCATGGCCCACACGGATGCGGAGCGCGTGTTCCGCGCAGTCTCCGAGGTGCTGCCGACGACGTCGATCCAGTCGGTGCACAACATCCTCGCGGACCTGACGACGGCGGGCCTGCTCCGCCGGATCGAACCGGCAGGATCCGCAGCGCTCTACGAACGGCGCATCGGCGACAACCACCACCACGTCGTCTGCACCCGCTGCGGTGCGATCGGCGACGTGGACTGCGTCGTCGGCGAAGCACCGTGCCTCACCCCGTCTTCGGCCGGGGGATTCACCGTCCAGACAGCCGAAGTCACCTTCTGGGGCCTCTGCCCCAGTTGCCAGAACGCCGCGTAG
- a CDS encoding Zn-dependent hydrolase, which yields MIALIDRLPASVVGPDRVADAARRVMQRCEELAAVSAASDAIQRVYLSREHAEGNALAAGWMREIGMTTWQDAAGNQIGRLDAAGGTGVDREAPALVLGSHLDTVPDAGRYDGIVGVLMAIEIVRMLRVPLHDGGWASPFPFALEVVAFADEEGTRFGTALLGSSAVAGAWKDDWWALTDAEGTTLREAFHAFGLDPERIGEAERRPEQLVGYLEAHIEQGPELDHRGEALAVVSSIASARRFQFTMEGEARHAGGTPYSVRRDALLGASEAALTVERLCRAEHHVIGTVGQFEAFPGAVNIVPGEVRFSLDLRGELDAHRDEVWQRISAEIDAIAGQRGLRWQAREVHSASAVMCAPLLQDVVREGIRSTLPDGADDPAVIFSKAGHDGMALAAITGVGMMFLRNPDGTSHHPDELVGGDDVATGIRALAEAVLQLGGESRATLERIR from the coding sequence ATGATCGCGCTGATCGACCGGCTTCCGGCATCCGTCGTCGGCCCAGACAGGGTCGCGGACGCCGCCCGTCGCGTGATGCAGCGCTGCGAGGAGCTCGCCGCCGTGTCGGCCGCGAGCGACGCGATCCAGCGCGTGTACCTGTCGCGCGAGCACGCCGAGGGCAACGCGCTCGCCGCCGGCTGGATGCGCGAGATCGGCATGACGACGTGGCAGGATGCCGCAGGCAACCAGATCGGACGGCTCGACGCCGCGGGCGGGACGGGTGTCGACCGGGAGGCTCCGGCACTCGTGCTCGGCTCGCACCTCGACACCGTGCCCGACGCCGGACGCTACGACGGGATCGTCGGCGTGCTCATGGCGATCGAGATCGTGCGGATGCTGCGCGTGCCCCTCCACGACGGAGGATGGGCGTCGCCGTTCCCCTTCGCGCTCGAGGTCGTCGCGTTCGCGGATGAGGAGGGCACGCGCTTCGGCACCGCCCTGCTCGGCTCCTCGGCGGTGGCCGGCGCCTGGAAGGACGACTGGTGGGCGCTGACGGATGCCGAGGGCACCACGCTGCGCGAGGCCTTCCACGCGTTCGGCCTCGACCCGGAGCGCATCGGGGAGGCCGAGCGCCGGCCGGAGCAGCTCGTGGGATACCTCGAAGCGCACATCGAGCAGGGCCCTGAGCTCGACCATCGCGGGGAGGCCCTCGCCGTCGTGTCGTCGATCGCGAGCGCACGGCGCTTCCAGTTCACGATGGAGGGCGAGGCCAGGCACGCGGGCGGCACGCCGTACTCGGTGCGTCGGGATGCGCTGCTCGGCGCGAGCGAGGCCGCGCTCACGGTGGAGCGGCTGTGTCGGGCCGAGCACCACGTCATCGGCACGGTCGGGCAGTTCGAGGCGTTCCCCGGGGCGGTCAACATCGTGCCGGGCGAGGTGCGGTTCAGCCTCGACCTGCGCGGCGAGCTCGACGCGCACCGCGACGAGGTGTGGCAGCGGATCTCGGCCGAGATCGACGCGATCGCCGGGCAGCGGGGGCTGCGCTGGCAGGCGCGCGAGGTGCACAGCGCGTCGGCCGTGATGTGCGCGCCGCTGCTGCAGGACGTGGTGCGCGAGGGCATCCGCTCGACTCTGCCCGACGGTGCCGACGACCCCGCCGTCATCTTCAGCAAGGCCGGACACGACGGCATGGCGCTCGCCGCCATCACGGGTGTGGGCATGATGTTCCTGCGGAACCCCGACGGCACGAGCCATCACCCGGATGAGCTCGTCGGCGGGGACGACGTCGCCACCGGCATCCGTGCCCTCGCCGAGGCCGTGCTGCAGCTCGGCGGGGAGAGCCGGGCGACGCTGGAGAGGATCCGATGA
- a CDS encoding squalene cyclase: MTTTMSTETMQWLLGGDPAVRWQVERDLVHAPDAAWQATRARVATEGFGAALLAAQDADGRWAGGAHFPAGFFDTGGPAETDQPWIATSWSLNQLREWGADAAALGDTAARLDRNCRWEYDDMPFWGGEVDVCINAFTLANGAWLGADVSRLVAWFPEHRLADGGWNCEAEEGDSVRSSFHSTLNALRGMLSYERFTGDTSLREARHAGEEYLLRRRLLYRESTGERVGAFVDHFVYPSRHQYSALTALDHLREAALVDGTAPDERIADAVAVVRAARRPDGTWLQGAPLRGRTWFDVDVPEGEPSRWLTLIGARVLAWADRG, encoded by the coding sequence ATGACGACGACGATGTCGACGGAGACGATGCAGTGGCTGCTCGGCGGAGACCCCGCCGTGCGCTGGCAGGTCGAACGCGACCTCGTGCACGCACCGGATGCCGCGTGGCAGGCGACCCGTGCACGGGTGGCGACCGAGGGATTCGGCGCAGCCCTGCTGGCGGCGCAGGATGCCGACGGGCGGTGGGCGGGCGGTGCTCACTTTCCCGCCGGCTTCTTCGACACCGGTGGTCCGGCCGAGACGGATCAGCCGTGGATCGCGACGTCGTGGTCGCTGAACCAGTTGCGCGAGTGGGGCGCCGACGCGGCGGCGCTCGGCGACACCGCCGCCCGCCTCGACCGCAACTGCCGCTGGGAGTACGACGACATGCCCTTCTGGGGCGGCGAGGTCGACGTGTGCATCAACGCGTTCACACTCGCGAACGGCGCGTGGCTCGGCGCAGACGTGTCGCGCCTGGTCGCGTGGTTCCCCGAGCACCGGCTCGCCGACGGCGGCTGGAACTGCGAGGCGGAGGAAGGCGACTCGGTGCGCTCGTCGTTCCACTCGACGCTCAACGCGCTGCGCGGGATGCTGTCGTACGAGCGCTTCACGGGCGACACCTCGCTTCGCGAGGCCCGCCACGCCGGCGAGGAGTACCTGCTGCGACGGCGGCTGCTGTACCGCGAGTCCACGGGCGAACGGGTCGGCGCGTTCGTCGATCACTTCGTGTACCCGTCGCGGCATCAGTACAGCGCGCTGACGGCGCTCGACCACCTGCGCGAGGCGGCTCTCGTCGACGGCACGGCTCCCGATGAGCGGATCGCGGATGCCGTGGCGGTGGTGCGTGCGGCGCGGCGGCCGGACGGGACGTGGCTGCAGGGCGCTCCCCTGCGCGGGCGCACCTGGTTCGACGTCGATGTCCCCGAGGGCGAGCCGTCGCGCTGGCTGACCCTGATCGGCGCACGCGTGCTCGCCTGGGCCGATCGCGGCTAG
- a CDS encoding YoaK family protein, whose translation MTSTTITHPRSGERAPTVTLWMMMVLTFVTGVVDAVGFLGLDRVFVGNMTGNIVVLGMAVAGADDLPVLGPAVALATFTVGAFIGGLVLRSRRKVWSGGVSLLLGAGALVLALLGVAYLVPAWADAPALELVASSTTAAAMGMQAAVARSLAVADVTTVVVTSTLTSFASESLVGGGLGSVWNRRLAAIAIIFAGALVGALLLRLGVAVPLLLAALLTLVVVALGHRALHVPAS comes from the coding sequence ATGACGAGCACCACGATCACCCACCCGCGCTCCGGGGAGCGCGCGCCGACCGTCACGCTGTGGATGATGATGGTGCTCACGTTCGTGACCGGCGTGGTCGATGCGGTCGGCTTCCTCGGCCTCGACCGCGTGTTCGTCGGCAACATGACCGGCAACATCGTCGTCCTCGGCATGGCTGTCGCGGGGGCCGACGACCTGCCGGTGCTCGGACCCGCGGTCGCTCTGGCCACGTTCACGGTCGGTGCGTTCATCGGCGGCCTGGTGCTGCGCTCGCGGCGCAAGGTGTGGAGCGGCGGCGTCTCGCTGCTGCTCGGCGCCGGCGCGCTCGTGCTGGCCCTGCTCGGCGTCGCCTACCTCGTGCCGGCCTGGGCCGACGCACCGGCTCTCGAGCTCGTCGCCTCCTCGACGACGGCGGCCGCGATGGGGATGCAGGCGGCCGTCGCCCGCAGTCTCGCCGTCGCGGACGTCACGACCGTCGTCGTCACGTCGACGCTCACCTCGTTCGCGAGCGAGTCGCTGGTCGGCGGCGGCCTCGGCAGCGTGTGGAATCGGCGGCTCGCGGCGATCGCCATCATCTTCGCCGGGGCGCTCGTCGGGGCCCTGCTGCTGCGCCTCGGGGTGGCCGTGCCGCTGCTGCTCGCCGCGCTGCTCACGCTCGTCGTGGTCGCTCTCGGTCACCGGGCGCTGCACGTTCCGGCATCCTGA
- a CDS encoding extracellular solute-binding protein has protein sequence MKKIRAAALLGVTALVVTGCSAGGGGGGGSADGTGPIKIWLSNNEQEVEWGQSIVDAWNAEHPDEKVTAQEIPAGSSSEEAITAAITAGTAPCLVYNVAPAAVSGWVKQGGLVDLSEIDGADDYITERGGEVDSYSTDGAYYQLPWKSNPVMVMYNKALFQAAGIDPENPQMNTYDAFLDGSRKIVESGVQSAIWPAPTSEFYQPWFDFYPLYLAETDGTMLVEDGKATIDSDAGRTVAEFWSTFYEEKLSPNEASTDDAMSAGTTAMQLAGPWAIPSYADTVDVGFMPVPTSDGRENPTTFADSKSVSMFTACENQGTAWEFLKFSTSEDSDGKLLEATGQMPMRTDLTGTYADYFSANPDYVSFAEQAEATADVPSIANSVEAWQAFRDEYSSAVIFGKESIDDFLKNAATKIDDLVAE, from the coding sequence ATGAAAAAGATTCGTGCAGCAGCGCTGCTGGGCGTCACCGCCCTCGTCGTCACCGGCTGCTCGGCGGGCGGCGGAGGCGGAGGCGGTTCCGCCGACGGCACCGGTCCGATCAAGATCTGGCTCTCGAACAACGAGCAGGAGGTCGAGTGGGGCCAGTCGATCGTCGACGCCTGGAACGCCGAGCACCCCGACGAGAAGGTCACCGCGCAGGAGATCCCCGCCGGCTCGTCGTCGGAGGAGGCCATCACCGCGGCGATCACCGCCGGCACCGCCCCCTGCCTCGTCTACAACGTGGCTCCGGCCGCAGTGTCGGGATGGGTCAAGCAGGGCGGGCTCGTCGACCTCAGCGAGATCGACGGCGCCGACGACTACATCACCGAGCGCGGCGGAGAGGTCGACTCCTACTCGACCGACGGCGCCTACTACCAGCTGCCGTGGAAGTCGAACCCCGTCATGGTGATGTACAACAAGGCACTGTTCCAGGCCGCCGGCATCGACCCCGAGAACCCGCAGATGAACACGTACGACGCGTTCCTCGACGGGTCGCGCAAGATCGTCGAGTCCGGCGTGCAGAGCGCCATCTGGCCCGCGCCGACCAGCGAGTTCTACCAGCCGTGGTTCGACTTCTACCCGCTGTACCTGGCGGAGACCGACGGCACGATGCTCGTCGAAGACGGCAAGGCCACGATCGACTCGGATGCCGGCCGCACCGTCGCCGAGTTCTGGTCGACGTTCTACGAGGAGAAGCTCTCGCCGAACGAGGCCTCGACCGACGACGCGATGTCGGCCGGCACCACGGCCATGCAGCTCGCCGGCCCGTGGGCGATCCCCTCGTACGCCGACACGGTCGACGTGGGCTTCATGCCGGTGCCGACCAGCGACGGCCGCGAGAACCCGACGACGTTCGCCGACTCGAAGAGCGTCTCGATGTTCACCGCCTGCGAGAACCAGGGCACGGCGTGGGAGTTCCTGAAGTTCTCGACCAGTGAGGACAGCGACGGCAAGCTGCTCGAGGCCACGGGTCAGATGCCCATGCGCACCGACCTCACCGGCACCTACGCCGACTACTTCAGCGCGAATCCCGACTACGTGTCGTTCGCGGAGCAGGCGGAGGCGACGGCCGATGTGCCGAGCATCGCGAACTCGGTCGAGGCGTGGCAGGCGTTCCGCGACGAGTACTCCTCGGCCGTGATCTTCGGCAAGGAGTCGATCGACGACTTCCTGAAGAACGCCGCGACGAAGATCGACGACCTCGTGGCCGAGTGA
- a CDS encoding histidine phosphatase family protein, with protein sequence MPLNDPLPDRPAPDNPTGKLVLLRHGETEWSKAGRHTGLTDIPLTARGEDLARGAGRLVADYDFSLVLTSPLERARRTAELAGLHAEVDPLLVEWDYGGYEGRTTKDIRAELGYDWSAFTHGVVRGETPGETVEEVAARASRVLTRVLPVLAEGDVALVAHGHFLRILTAVYLRLAPRFGAQISLNAGSVSVLSFYREQPAILSWNYGLELPLAPSES encoded by the coding sequence GTGCCCCTGAACGATCCGCTGCCCGACCGCCCCGCACCCGACAACCCCACCGGCAAGCTCGTACTGCTGCGGCACGGCGAGACCGAGTGGTCCAAGGCGGGGCGGCACACCGGTCTCACCGACATCCCGCTGACCGCGCGCGGGGAGGACCTCGCCCGCGGTGCGGGCCGCCTCGTGGCCGACTACGACTTCTCGCTCGTGCTCACGTCTCCGCTCGAGCGCGCCCGGCGCACGGCCGAGCTCGCCGGCCTGCACGCCGAGGTCGATCCGCTGCTCGTCGAGTGGGACTACGGCGGGTACGAGGGCCGCACGACGAAGGACATCCGCGCCGAGCTCGGCTACGACTGGAGCGCGTTCACGCACGGCGTCGTGCGCGGGGAGACGCCCGGCGAGACCGTCGAAGAGGTCGCCGCACGAGCGTCGCGCGTGCTCACCCGCGTGCTGCCCGTGCTCGCCGAGGGCGACGTCGCACTCGTCGCGCACGGCCACTTCCTCCGCATCCTTACCGCCGTCTACCTGCGGCTCGCCCCGCGCTTCGGCGCGCAGATCTCGCTCAACGCGGGGTCGGTGTCGGTGCTGAGCTTCTACCGCGAGCAGCCGGCGATCCTCTCCTGGAACTACGGACTCGAACTGCCGCTCGCCCCGTCGGAGTCCTGA